In Aerococcus loyolae, a genomic segment contains:
- a CDS encoding peptide ABC transporter substrate-binding protein, with protein MKFKKLAVTVLASAALVLSGCGQGQSQNQNVIRRTELQEMTTLDSTRVEDVQSANYIGHMQDPLYWEDENNEVHPALAKEMPEKSEDGLTYTVKMRDDAKWSNGDPVTAHDFVYAVQRLANPETGATYAYLVENFENAEEVLKGDRPVEDLGVKALDDYTIEIKLSRPTPYMEHLLAFTTFSPLNQKYVEEKGDDYGTNSDNVLANGPFKVEDWDGTGLTWKLVKNDDYYNADQVKVDGAEVQVIKEDSTTVNLFENGEVDNALLRGELVRQYSDHPHLEYRPTASTYYIELNQENPLLANKDFREALNYAIDNKEYAEQIKADGSVPLSTLVPNDLVHNPETGEDFTKDAGIEPKYDPEKAKELWEKVQKELPQDSYSIRLLSSDDEGSKQVGEYLQGQIQNNLPGLKVDLITVPGKNRIAQQNAGDFDMAISGWLADYADASNFLDLFTTGHSNNHGNYSNPAYDQLLEKAANEDANDPQARYNDFIEAQRLLAADEATIVLSQKQDAELRNPRVQGITYRPVGNEFDIRTATIDNSANE; from the coding sequence ATGAAGTTTAAGAAACTCGCTGTGACGGTCTTAGCTTCTGCAGCCTTAGTACTTAGTGGCTGTGGGCAGGGCCAAAGCCAAAACCAGAATGTTATTCGTCGCACTGAATTACAGGAAATGACTACCCTAGACTCTACCCGGGTAGAGGATGTGCAAAGTGCCAACTACATTGGTCACATGCAAGATCCTTTATATTGGGAAGATGAAAATAACGAAGTGCATCCGGCTTTAGCCAAGGAAATGCCAGAAAAGTCTGAAGATGGCTTAACTTACACCGTTAAAATGCGCGATGACGCTAAATGGTCCAATGGAGACCCTGTCACCGCTCACGACTTTGTCTATGCTGTCCAACGCTTAGCCAATCCAGAAACTGGGGCTACCTATGCTTACCTAGTGGAGAACTTCGAAAATGCGGAAGAAGTGCTAAAAGGCGACCGCCCAGTAGAAGACTTAGGTGTAAAGGCTTTAGACGATTACACCATTGAAATCAAATTATCTCGTCCAACCCCATACATGGAACATCTATTAGCCTTCACCACCTTCTCGCCACTTAACCAAAAATATGTGGAAGAAAAAGGTGATGACTACGGAACCAACTCCGATAATGTCTTAGCCAATGGGCCTTTCAAGGTGGAAGACTGGGATGGTACCGGCTTAACTTGGAAATTAGTCAAGAATGACGACTACTACAATGCTGACCAAGTGAAAGTGGACGGCGCTGAAGTCCAAGTCATTAAAGAAGACTCCACCACCGTTAATCTCTTTGAAAATGGGGAAGTGGATAATGCGCTCTTACGTGGTGAATTAGTCCGTCAATATAGTGACCACCCACACCTTGAATACCGTCCAACTGCTTCAACCTACTACATCGAGTTGAACCAAGAAAATCCATTATTAGCTAATAAAGACTTCCGTGAAGCCTTAAACTATGCGATCGATAATAAGGAATATGCGGAACAAATTAAAGCAGATGGCTCCGTCCCACTAAGTACTTTAGTGCCTAATGACTTGGTCCACAACCCTGAAACGGGAGAAGATTTCACTAAGGACGCTGGCATTGAACCAAAATATGACCCTGAAAAGGCCAAAGAACTCTGGGAAAAAGTTCAAAAAGAACTGCCACAAGACTCTTACAGCATTCGTTTACTCTCTTCCGATGACGAAGGCTCTAAGCAAGTGGGTGAATACCTCCAAGGTCAAATCCAAAATAACCTCCCTGGCTTAAAAGTTGACTTAATCACTGTGCCAGGTAAGAACCGGATTGCCCAACAAAATGCTGGGGACTTTGATATGGCCATTTCTGGCTGGTTGGCTGACTATGCCGATGCCTCAAACTTCCTTGACCTATTCACGACTGGTCACTCGAATAACCATGGTAACTATTCTAATCCAGCCTATGACCAATTATTAGAAAAAGCGGCCAATGAAGATGCTAATGACCCTCAAGCGCGTTACAATGACTTCATTGAAGCACAACGTCTCTTAGCCGCTGATGAAGCAACCATTGTTTTATCACAAAAACAAGATGCTGAACTCCGTAACCCACGTGTTCAAGGCATCACTTACCGTCCTGTCGGTAATGAATTTGACATCCGTACAGCGACGATTGATAATTCTGCCAATGAATAA